A single window of Gadus morhua chromosome 22, gadMor3.0, whole genome shotgun sequence DNA harbors:
- the LOC115535633 gene encoding lens fiber membrane intrinsic protein: protein MYSFMGGGLFCAFVGNILLVVSTATDYWMQYRLSGSYANQGLWRYCMANKCYMQTDSIAYWNATRAFMILSGMACFAGIIAGIMSFAHFSSFERFNRSFVAGIMFFVSTFFVLLAMAIYTGVTVNFLGRRFGDWRFSWSYILGWVSLLMTFFAGIFYMCAYRMHECRRGNGPR from the exons ATGTACAGTTTCATGGGAGGAGGCCTCTTCTGTGCCTTTGTGGGCAACATTCTGCTGGTGGTGTCCACTGCCACAGACTACTGGATGCAGTACCGTCTGTCCGGAAGCTATGCCAACCAAGGCCTGTGGAGGTACTGCATGGCCAACAAGTGCTACATGCAAACCGACAGCATAG CCTATTGGAATGCAACCCGGGCCTTCATGATCCTGTCGGGGATGGCCTGTTTTGCGGGCATCATCGCCGGCATCATGTCCTTCGCCCACTTCTCCTCCTTTGAGCGATTCAACCGCTCCTTTGTTGCAGGAATCATGTTCTTCGTCTCCA CTTTCTTTGTATTGCTGGCCATGGCGATCTACACCGGTGTGACAGTCAACTTCCTGGGAAGGCGCTTTGGTGACTGGCGCTTTTCCTGGTCCTACATACTTGGCTGGGTCTCTCTCCTCATGACCTTCTTTGCTG gtattttttacatgtgtgcCTACAGAATGCACGAGTGCAGGAGAGGCAACGGCCCACGctag
- the ubqln4 gene encoding ubiquilin-4 has protein sequence MADNGAADPGNNNNNETVAPEGTIIKVTVKTPKDKEEIAISEDASVTQFKEEISRRFKAKQDQLVLIFAGKILKDGDSLNQHGIKDGLTVHLVIKTAQKAGDGAGSSSTSSTSSQVGNASTPSPMANPTSATSTATTTAAAGSAGTAPPPTQTPNLLSGFGDLSNLAGLGMGSGNFMELQQQMQRQLMSNPEMLSQIMENPLVQNMMSNPDMMRQMIVANPQMQQLMERNPEISHMLNNPELMRQTMELARNPAMMQEMMRNQDRALSNLESIPGGYNALRRMYTDIQEPMFSAAREQFGSNPFSALGGTNDSGIQPSRTENREPLPNPWGPPSATNPAESGGGPAGAPGTIPGTTPSVTNPLGINAGSLGNGMFNSPGMQSLMQQISENPQLMQNMLSAPYMRSMMQSLSQNPELASQVLMNNPLFAGNPQLQEQFRSHMPVFLQQMQNPEALSVMTNPRAMQALMQIQQGLQTLQSEAPGLMPSLVPGGIPGMPPAAGGVVPESPAPSPSAGTNPAQQQLMQQMLQMFAGGAGGMGGGGLGGLAGGLGGGLGGLGGGLGGGLGGGLGGGLGGGLGGGLGGGGGGTATTQTPEVRFQSQLDQLSAMGFINREANLQALIATGGDINAAIERLLGSQPS, from the exons ATGGCTGACAACGGCGCCGCGGATCCTggaaataacaacaataatgaaACTGTCGCACCGGAGGGAACTATTATCAAGGTCACAGTCAAAACCCCCAAAGATAAGGAGGAGATCGCCATCAGTGAAGACGCCTCCGTCACCCAG TTTAAGGAGGAGATCTCGCGGCGGTTCAAGGCCAAACAGGATCAGTTGGTTCTGATATTTGCCGGAAAGATCTTGAAGGATGGCGACAGCCTCAACCAGCACGGCATCAAGGACGGCCTGACAGTACACTTAGTAATTAAGACGGCACAGAA AGCTGGAGACGGCGCTGGCTCTTCGTCCACAAGCTCTACTTCCAGCCAAGTGGGCAATGCTTCAACCCCCAGTCCGATGGCCAACCCCACCTCCGCAACCTCAACTGCCAccaccacagcagcagcaggctccgCTGGCACGGCCCCGCCTCCCACACAGACCCCTAACCTACTAT CTGGCTTCGGCGACCTGTCCAACCTGGCCGGCCTTGGCATGGGCTCTGGGAACTTCatggagctgcagcagcagatgcagCGGCAGCTGATGTCCAACCCAGAGATGCTGTCCCAGATCATGGAGAACCCGCTGGTGCAGAACATGATGTCCAACCCGGACATGATGCGGCAGATGATCGTGGCCAACCCTCAGATGCAGCAGTTGATGGAGCGCAACCCGGAGATCTCCCACATGCTCAACAACCCAGAGCTCATGAGACAA ACGATGGAGCTAGCGAGGAACCCAGCCATGATGCAGGAGATGATGCGTAACCAGGACAGGGCGCTTAGCAACCTGGAGAGCATCCCCGGGGGGTACAATGCCCTCCGCCGCATGTACACCGACATCCAGGAGCCCATGTTCAGCGCTGCCAGAGAACAG TTTGGTAGCAACCCCTTCTCAGCCCTGGGGGGGACCAATGACTCTGGCATCCAGCCGTCACGGACAGAGAACCGGGagcccctccccaacccctgGGGGCCTCCTAGCGCCACCAACCCTGCCGAGAGTGGGGGGGGCCCTGCAGGCGCCCCAGGCACCATCCCTGGGACCACCCCCAGCGTCACAAACCCCCTGGGCATCAACGCAGGCAGTCTGGGGAACG GCATGTTCAACAGCCCCGGTATGCAGAGCTTGATGCAGCAGATCTCGGAGAACCCGCAGCTGATGCAGAACATGCTGTCTGCCCCCTACATGCGCAGCATGATGCAATCGCTTTCTCAGAACCCTGAGTTGGCGTCCCAG GTGTTGATGAACAACCCCTTATTTGCCGGAAATCCGCAACTGCAGGAACAGTTCAGGTCCCATATGCCCGTCTTCCTGCAGCAG ATGCAGAACCCGGAGGCGCTCTCGGTAATGACCAACCCCCGGGCCATGCAGGCTCTCATGCAGATCCAGCAGGGCCTGCAGACACTGCAGTCGGAAGCACCGGGACTTATGCCTag TCTGGTCCCGGGTGGAATCCCCGGGATGCCCCCCGCCGCTGGGGGTGTGGTGCCAgagagccccgccccctcccccagcgcGGGAACAAACCCCGCCCAGCAGCAGCTGATGCAGCAGATGCTCCAGATGTTTGCCGGAGGTGCGGGTggaatgggaggaggaggactgggaggattAGCTGGAGGACtcggagggggcctgggaggactgggaggaggactcggtggaggactgggaggaggactcggtggtggactgggaggaggactcggtggaggactgggaggaggaggaggaggaactgcAACG ACCCAGACACCAGAAGTCCGGTTCCAGTCCCAGCTGGACCAGCTGAGCGCCATGGGCTTCATCAACCGAGAGGCCAATCTGCAGGCCCTCATCGCCACCGGGGGCGACATCAACGCGGCCATCGAGAGACTGCTGGGCTCACAGCCCTcgtaa
- the LOC115535613 gene encoding ras-related protein Rab-25 translates to MGSDDSYNFVFKVVLIGESGVGKSNMLSRFTKNEFNHDSRTTIGVEFSTRTVQLDTNTIKAQIWDTAGLERYRAITSAYYRGAVGALLVYDISKHLTYESAERWLKELYDHADPHIVVMLVGNKSDLDSVRTVPTEEAQDFADKRELMFMETSALDSTNVEAAFSEVLKAIHKKVASKEVTRGSISAVTLSNPIEPKDEGRTCCKNL, encoded by the exons ATGGGTTCCGATGATTCCTACAACTTTGTCTTCAAAG TGGTTCTGATAGGTGAGTCTGGTGTGGGCAAGAGCAACATGCTGTCTCGCTTCACCAAGAACGAGTTCAACCACGACAGCCGCACCACCATCGGGGTGGAGTTCAGCACACGGACGGTTCAGCTGGACACCAACACCATCAAGGCCCAGATCTGGGACACGGCCGGCCTGGAGCGCTACCGGGCCATCACCTCCGC ATATTACCGGGGTGCCGTCGGAGCACTGCTGGTCTATGACATCAGTAAGCATCTGACCTATGAGAGCGCAGAGCGCTGGCTGAAGGAGCTGTACGACCATGCGGACCCCCACATCGTGGTCATGCTCGTGGGCAACAAGAGCGACCTGGATAGCGTGCGCACCGTGCCCACCGAGGAGGCCCAAGACTTTGCAG ACAAGAGAGAGCTCATGTTCATGGAGACGTCAGCCTTGGACTCCACCAATGTCGAGGCTGCTTTCAGTGAGGTCCTCAAAG CTATCCATAAGAAGGTGGCCAGCAAAGAGGTGACGCGAGGCTCCATCTCCGCAGTGACCCTGTCCAACCCCATCGAGCCCAAGGATGAGGGGAGAACCTG